The Loxodonta africana isolate mLoxAfr1 chromosome 1, mLoxAfr1.hap2, whole genome shotgun sequence genomic sequence ctgttTAACGTCTTTTAGTGGATTCTCATGTATAATATGCACGTTATAGTAGTAGTTACCGATGGTGTCTTTTAACTGCATTTGCTAGGCAttttgtagtcaatttgattagtTTCCTACTTTATATTACTATACTCAAAGTATTATTGATGGTTATTTAAACAGTACATATTTCAGgaatattgttattttaaaattgtcAGTTATTGGTCCACAAAGATTCGATGTGGGCCACATCAttgtttttgccattttaaacacAGCTCTGAACAAATGCAATGAGAAACTGTTCATTAGGGTAGCTAcctgttttattttcaatttacatggtttacattttttaaaaattaggcaGATTGTATATCAAGTATCTAAGGAATATATAAATCAAATTATCAGGTTTCTTTAAACACAAGGCAGTATATATCCAAATTTAGAAGTTCTATCCAGGTCAGAAAGATTACTTAGCGTATTGGTAGAAAGAGATGAAAACAAAAGTAACCAAAtggcttttcatttttatatttcacACAGCTTAACAGATTTATCTTCCTTAGCTATTCCCGTATCGTAATATATTGGAGCTTAAGTCTTCTTTCCTCAACTTCCCCGCCCCCCGGGAAAAATGGATATGTTTTATACCCTCATTATTTAAATGAAAGGATATTGAAAAGAGCTAACTCACTTATTTTAGGTGTTAAATTTTTGGTAAGAGCAAAAATTATGAATGAATTCTACAGTGAAATTAGTCTTGATGACCATGGCTATTTTCATAGCCATGTAATTTGGAAAAATACAGTACAGTTTTCTTACATTTAGTTTGGATATTTCAATTTACAAATATCTGTGTAACCTAGGCCAAATCTACATATTGTAACCTGGAGTTAAAACTTGATACTAGTTTGAAAAAAATACTATAATCTGAGTCTTATTCTAGACACAAACATTAGAAAGGGATCCCACAGTATTTGGAGCTCCAAATGCCTGTTAAGTGGAACTATGGTTGGTAATTAGTCGAGTGGTTATCTAGCCTCTGCTTTCCATATACACAGCATAGTTGAAGAGGCTAGGATGTCCACACGCAACAAAAAGTACGGTCCCAGGCCACAAGAAGGACATCATTTACCTGATAAGTGTCAATTCTAAAAACGGTGATATATATACtttgggaaaacactaaatagaaagCAGTACAAAATAGTGAATATTTAAGCGCCCAAACGAGCAGCCATTATAAACAGAGCTGAGAAACTTTTTTGAAGCTCTCTCTTGTCTTTACTTCTGTAATTCCACCTCCTCCTGATTTGGTTTCTGCTATCCTGAATGCCCCTGTTCAGTCTTCTTGTCGCTCTCAAATGTTAtcgagtagaattgctccatagagtcttcttgggtgtaatatttatggaagcaggttgccgggcctttcttcctgggtgcggctgggtgggtttgaatccccaacattttggttattaaaaccaaacccgttgccatcgagttgatttcaacccatagtgacccaattggttagtagtcaagtacaaagTGTTGCTCTACCTGGGGACCTTTAGATGTCCTATACCACCCAAACCCACTCAAATATATTATGATGCGATACGAACTTCTTGATTTTCTGccagaacaaaatgtttcctcTGTATTTCTTGTCTTTGTGGGTGGCATCACTGTTGCAGCTCACCATTATCAAACCCTACAGATTCAATCGTCTTAGGTTcctttgaatttcttctttgttttccagTTCTGCTgctatgacctttttttttttttcaaatgaaatgTCTCACATATTTATTAGTGTACTTAATCACTTAATgtggaaacataaaaaaaaaaaggaagaaaccacaaTTTCCTGACTCATGTTCCAATTGTATAGATCACAGCAGAATTTCCAACTTGATACGCTAAAATGCTACCAGATTGCTAGGGGGAAGGCCGTGTTCCATCACATGTGCGACTCCTTACAGACCCAGCTTGGTTCTTCTCCAATGTCTCCTCTTGGAGTTGTACCTGATTTTATTACCAGTTTTCATTCGAATCCAATGGGGAATGGGGCGATTCTGCTTTTGTTTCTTGGCCAGGTATCTCTTGATCCTGAAGGTCTTATGAGAAGACATGGCGAGGAAGGCCGGTGGCCGCACACACCCCAACGGCAGAGAAAAAGCAAAAGAGCTGCTATGACCTTTTTATAGGTGGTTGTCACTACTCACCTGGGTGCTCGCATACCCTCCTGATTCCTTTCCCTGCCACCAGCCTGGCCTTCCCACATTTGAAGTCCACGCTGCTATCAGAAGAATCTTTTCAAAATTCATCTCATCAGGCCCTTTCAATGAAACTCTTTTGCTTTCAGTGTAAAGTTGAAGTGTCCTGCTTACTGTTTGCTTCCACTGGTCCATGCGCACCTACTGCCATGGCCTTACTGAACTAGTTCTGAAGGTGCCATTGCTGCTTCACAACTTGGTGACCCCAAGGTACTTTTCCTCTGTCAGAAATTTCCTGTATAACTGAAGTAATTTTTACCTAGACTTTCAAATTAGCTCAAGTGATGCCTCATTTGATAACGTGTTCTCAGACTTCACAGATCAATTTTGATATTTGTATTCTGTGCACatctttttcatgacctttttCACTGGACATTCTTCCCACAGTGTAGCGTAAGGTGCTGAGAACATGGTCATTCTTATTCGTATCCCTCATataagcacagtgcctggaacataatatatgctgaatgtttttttttttaactgtgtataaatgaatgaatagattCAGAAGATATGAACTGAAGGAGTCATCTAAGGCTGCTGGGTGGATTAATAGGGCGAGGGTAGGTGGATGGCTTGAGATAGTTATTCTAACCATGGGAATTCTGTCAGCAAAGACATGAAAGCAGGAATAAGCTGAGTATTTTGGCTATTGAGAAAACCAGGCTGACAAGAACTTACCAGTAGAATATGTTGGATATTGGACGTTACAAGGAGAAACTAAAATATAGTTTTCTGGtctgttttgcttttgatttatcATTCATGGCTTTTTAccatgttgatgttgttaggtgccatcaaggtccttttcgactcatagtgaccccatgtaatagagtaggactgccccatagggttttctaggctgtaatgtttaaggAAGCcgattaccagctctttcttctgtagagtggctggtgagttggaaccgccaactgttcggttagcagccgagtgcttaaccgttgtaccattAAGGTTCCTTATTCATGGCTTTTCAAATGACAACACTTTAAAGGTGATTGAACACCAATAAATAGTACATTTAAAAAGGTAATCCTTTTGGACAGACACACATGCTTaactgaaacatttttttttttaattaaaacgtCATCAACTTCAGGAACAGTTGAAAGCGTATATGTTTTCTGACTTGATATTTAGAGTTAGATCAGGTGCATGTGACCATAAAGTATATCACATTGTATTGATTATATTtctcaattaaaaagaaaacaaacaaaaaatcctaaaGCACCAGCTAAGTCATCCTCGGGAGCCAAACTCCTTGGAGGCAGGTATCTTACATTAGTCATCTCTGTATTTCTATAACCCAGCCCTATGGCTGGTACATAATAGGGCCTCTGTGAGTGTTGGTTGAACTAATTGGACAGTCTGTGTGCCCAGCACATAGAAGCACTGGTCTTTGACATCTCACAGCTGGATCGAGTTGAGATGTGAACTGGAGCTTAGAGACCATCTAGTCAAGAGCTGGCAAACAGTCAACACTCAGCCGCTTTCCTGTACTAGAGCAGTGTCACTAATAAGTGGTGGATGCCTCAGAATCTTTCTCAACATAGTGCTCCAAGCCATCAACTGATGAGAGTTGGCAATCAAGGTAAAACATTCTAGCCACTGAAGACGTATTCTAACTctaattttaaaaagaggaaaccaaggctcaaagACTCTCTAAGATTTTCGTAATTAATTAATGAGAGAGTTAGGTATAAGACTCTAGGGCTTTTATCTCCTAGTCCAGTGTTTTTTCCACTGTTAAACTTTCTCTGCATGGTTCCATTTTAACTACCAACAAATTGGAACAATTACATTTTTTTCAGTTCTGGTTTGATTTGCCTACTCTATAAATTGCACCCTGTTATAGGAAACTCCAAAGGAACCTGTAATTATTTTGTTGATTTTAAGTTTGGTTACATTGAGTATTATTTGAAATAAGTGGATCATTGCCAGGgaataagaaatattttatttagagattgcctttgcattatatgTTGCAATTATATTTAAGCCGTATCAAATgtgatagttttatttttaattttaatacctCTCTGAAAGATACGTTTCCAGTAGGCGACAAGTTGTGACTCCAGATAGCTTTTTCTACTATGCTTTTGCATTACGTACACattaaaatcacttttttttttatttaactttgaaAAGTCAGTTGGATTTTTTTCATTGTGGGAAGAAGAACTTTCCTTGGTCCTTCCTCATTTTGAAGTTTACTATCCACTAGACAGTTGGTCACTTATCCAAGGATTAGTGGTGGGAAGGGAATGGCTATTCACTGTGCCGAAATAATTAGAGATTTACACACATATATCCGTGAACTAATGTCTACGTTCACACATATTCACTCTGACCTCAACTGTGCACCCACACAAATGATCATCTACACCCATGCCCCTGAAAAATTGAAACAGTCCTTCTCTGAAGTATTTTTAAGTATCTGCCTTATAAAAGTTACATGATCTAGACATGCCTTGCATCATGCTGAATAAAAGAAGTCAGATGCAAAAAGTGAAGACAGTGAGTCCTCTATGTGAAGTTCTAGGATAGGTAAAGCTAATCGATGATGATAGATATCAGATTGGTGGTTGCTTCTGTGGTGTTTGGGGTAGAGGATTTACTAGAGACAGACGGGAGGGAAATTTCTGGAAGGatgaaaatgtatatttttatagAGCTCTAATTAGACATGTATTCATTTATCAAAACTGATCACACATACACTTAAGATCTATACATttcactgtatgtaaattatattattttttaaaaaagaattctaCTGAGACTTCAAATATGCTGAGAACTGAAAAATAGCTACTGGATTTAGGAACATGGAGATCACTGGTGACTTTAGAAAAAGCTTTTTCTGTGAAGCGATGGGGCCAGGAGCTAGATTGGAGTCCTTAGATTGAAAGTAAGTTGAATAAATACATATACTTAGTATGGGCACATCTTTCAAGAAATCTGGCAAATGAGGAAAGAGGATAAGGGGATAACTAGAAGGAAATGAGAGGTCTAATGGTGGCTTCTTTTAAATAGAATttaaatggaataaaattaagagtgttttaaagtcagtggaaagaATACAGTGAAGAACatggttttaaaaaaagagaaagggtatAAGTTGTTACTGGGAAGATAAGGGAACTTCTGTCTGCTGGTTTCTCTTTCTTCTGTAAGAGGTGGATCATCTGAGAGTGAGTGGAGTTGGAGATTAGAGGTTGAGGAAGAAAGTTTTAAATGGTGGAGGTGGAAAGTGGGAGTGTGGGTTTGCCAGAGAGTCAGATGATAATTGGTCTACAGAGGTAACCATGTTGGGCCATGTACAAGACGGATCAATAGACAAAGATATGCAGGTGAGGGAGGCCTTTTGACCCGTGAGACACCAAAAGAAGAGTCTTTGTTCTTGACCTTCCAGGCTGAGTCATTGTGAGGCCtggtagaacattttttttccccctgtgttATCTTGATCTGAGCTAATTTGAGTAGGTTCCTGTTTCTCACCCAAAAGAATCCTAATTAGAACCTTGTCAtcattcatttttctgcatattagAGTTAGACTAAGTCTGCATCTTGAGTTTTCATATTGAGAAAAAAAGGCCATGATCAATTCAATAATTAATACATACATTCTTGTGTgtttgtacatatgtatatatgcagaAGAATGTATTAATTAttaaatacatgtgtgtgtgtatgtatatatatgtatatatacatacacacgcacactcaTAGAATCTCCATAAATTAGTACTCTATCATCAAGGTAAATTGTCCATCTCCTTTTCATATACGTCTTTGGTCTACTCAGTTTATGCTTCTGTCCCCTCTTCTAGGTTGCCCTATTTGCTTTTAACTTGAAAGCATTTAGGGATACACAATAGAGCATGACACAATTTCCTTCAGATCCTTTACCACAAAGGACATCTGGTACCCACAGTGTGATAGGAAACACTCTGACCATATTATTTTGACTTGTCTCCCAAACTCATGGTAGGAGagtaatttagatttttttttacagatccATGAGAAACCACCTATGAGAAGGAGATTATTGTGCAGGAAGTTTATTAGGGAGTGTTTTCTAGATCAACATCTGTGCAGGAAGGGAAGAAAACAGGATGAAAGAAGGAGAAGTTGGGCTGAAGGGTAAGCACGATAAGGCCTCTGCCAGCTCCTTGGGAGCCCTGATACTCTTAGTGGTCATATCTTCACATTGACGAGCCACTGAATTTAGGCCACCTGGGGAATAGGACATGACCTTGGGAGAGGTGGCGCTCTTCAGCTGAGGGCAATTTCTGGGGTGGTGGGGGGAAGGGAGGTTGACAGCTGAGAGCATGTCCAGCAAATGGAGGAATAAGCCTCCCTAGTCCTGAAAAGGGGGTCTGGATGGCTTAGCATTGTATCCACTAcatgattttagttttttttaaaaaaaaaaaacctttggaaaaattaaatatttcttaACTGCTTAAAAATTAAAGGAAGTTACAGGTTAAGTATTAAGTCAGTATAATAAGCATAAACTTAAGACTTGCTAACAAAATTGAATGTTTAAGTCAATTGCTAGGAGTGTCCAAATTTAGGCACCTCTTGGGGATTGACAAAATGCACCCAAAACTTAAATTATAAACATATCTGTAGAAGAATACTTGTAAATAAATGCCTGGGAGGCAATTGATTGTGGAAGGTAGTGACTTGGAAACTCATTTATCTGTCTCATCTACATTTAACTTGAAAGATTCCTTTTCATGAAACCTTTAGCTCTAAAAGATTTCTTCCCACCAGTTTCTTGTAAGCAAGACAATCTATCTGGAACTTCAAGCAGTATTCAAGATACACAATAACGGGATTTTAATTCAGTGACACAGGATTTGGGGCAACTATGGCATTTGGTCCTTGGAAACGCTTGTCCCTCTGTTTATGCCATTGTTTCCAAAATAATCCTCACGTTTTCCCTTGGACTGTGTGCCTGCCTTAAACATTAAACTCTGAAAACTCTCAGAaggaaaatataagaaaagaGAGCAGTACATTTTAGAAGATCTATTTAGTAATTCTGTCTAAATATGTCCATTAAATTAAAAGTACTTATTTGTCAGAAAAATTAATGCAGACAGCTTCCACATCTTAGTGGATTAacacaataaaactttatttttcacTTACACAAAATTTGATATGGGTTGGGTGGCCTTCTTCCTTCTTGAAGCAGTGATCTCTGGACATGTGGCCTCAACAACAGAACAGAGGGATGGACGAGGAGGAAATACCATGCATCACTACTGTTCTTGGGCCATTGGCAACTGTAAGAGAGGAAGGAGAATATAGGGGAGCACATGGAGTGTCTAGTGAGCACTAATTTCAGAAATTTAaggtgaaataatttgagtaagTATTCTGTAATTCAGCCACCTATTAATTCATGAATCTCCCGTTATCTTTCTATTTCAAAATGGAGATAGTCTACGCTTCTGATATTGGAAGACTTAACTCATCGAAGATAGAAATTAATACTTAGACACATGGAATTTGAGTCAGAAGAGGTGTTAGCATCCAGACCAGTGGTTTTCACATCGTATCTAATGAAGTTGTCCTGgggctttggggactaaggtTGACTGGACAAGGAGAAGGCATGGTGGACAAGGCTCTAGCCTAGCACTTAGGCTCTGTACTGCTGCTTCATTCCTTTatctattttatattttgcaaTTTGGgtattttatttggaaaaaaaaaatgagttcttCAGCAAAAGGAAATATCTAAAAACTGCTCATCTATTCCAATACTTTCCTTTTATAGCTAAGGCatgtttatttatccactcaacAATATATTTTGAGCACTTGGTATGTAGCAGGCCCTGAGTTAGGCTGTGGGATCAGAGTCCCTGTCCTCCTAGATTTTATACTCTGGGGTGTGCTAGAGAGGTCCAGTGACTTCACCAGCATCAGAATATGATCTAGACCCAGTTTCCCTAATTCTTAGTCTTGGCTTAAGTTACCATAAGATAGTTAACTGAGCATATTCTGAAGACATCTAGAATATCCTGGTATGGAAATGATTATGTGGGAAGTATCTACACTTCACACTGACAATGGCTTCTGTCTTGGAGAAAGAGCACAAACCTCTTTGACGTTATCTAAGTCCAAAATATGGGCATTTTTAGACTTACCTTCTTATTCACTTCTAATTTCTAATTGACCACCAAATAGTGTCTGTCGCTTTCTCTGAGAGTACAGTATGTTTATTTTACAACAAAGCATTATCATCAACAAATAACCTTTGTACTTATACAAAAAGTACTGATATGCACACCTACCTATTCTCGCTCTGACTTTTTGAGGTCAGTATAAGGCTATTGCTACTATCCCTACTtcacagaaaagaaaacagagaaaaaatgatTTAGGTTAAGGTCACACAGCACAAGTAGTAAATGTTCCATGAAGCTGGGAAATCAACTTAACTCATTACAACCAAACTCGCGAAGGCAGGTAATGACCAAGAGTTTCTCTAATACACACTTTTACTATTAGTAGTATTAATAGTTAATATGCAATGCAGGAACCGTGGTGGTGCCTCTGTCTGTGGATTTCAGAACCAAAGAGGCCTGGACTTGAATCCAGGGTTTCACCACTTAACTGTGTGATCGTGATTAAGTCACTTAACTCCTCAGTTGTCtgtctcatctgtgaaatggggtaaGTGGGAGAAGTAAGTGAGATAACAATAGTTATATAATGCATTTAGCACTTTTTCCTCAAACATAGGCAACATTAACAGATTTTGTCTATAATATTATTGTTTTAAGGTAGTATGAATATAAATAGTACTACGCACCCAATATTCACATCTCTTTGAGTATAAAGATAGGTGCATCTATGCTTTGTGAGCACCGTTCCAGCGCGAAAGTACAGTGCTTGCTGTGTTGATACTCTATAAAGGA encodes the following:
- the LOC100660729 gene encoding large ribosomal subunit protein eL39-like, whose product is MSSHKTFRIKRYLAKKQKQNRPIPHWIRMKTGNKIRYNSKRRHWRRTKLGL